In the genome of Acidobacteriota bacterium, one region contains:
- the nrdR gene encoding transcriptional regulator NrdR: MKCPFCSSNRDRVVDSRERDDGATIRRRRECLECARRFTSYEQIEDIPYMVVKSDGTREEFSRKKLMAGMFKACEKRPVPSRRLENIADEVESLLHQQEDREISTQDLGSFVMEGLKGLDQVAYVRFASVYRRFEDVEGFKEILKGLVGAPESRKA; the protein is encoded by the coding sequence ATGAAGTGTCCATTCTGCTCTTCCAACCGCGATCGGGTGGTGGATTCCCGCGAACGCGACGACGGCGCCACGATTCGCCGGCGCCGGGAGTGCCTGGAGTGTGCTCGGCGGTTTACCTCCTACGAGCAGATCGAGGACATTCCGTACATGGTGGTCAAATCGGACGGCACCCGCGAAGAGTTCAGCCGCAAGAAGCTGATGGCGGGCATGTTCAAGGCGTGCGAGAAGCGGCCGGTCCCCTCCCGCCGGTTGGAAAACATCGCCGACGAGGTGGAGTCCCTGCTGCACCAGCAGGAAGACCGGGAGATTTCCACCCAGGATCTCGGCTCCTTTGTAATGGAAGGCTTGAAGGGTCTCGACCAAGTGGCCTACGTACGTTTCGCCTCGGTCTATCGGCGGTTCGAGGATGTCGAAGGCTTCAAAGAGATCTTGAAAGGATTGGTTGGAGCCCCGGAGAGCCGGAAGGCATAG